A single genomic interval of Microbulbifer variabilis harbors:
- a CDS encoding patatin-like phospholipase family protein, with the protein MANRIEERDSTSALVVEGGAMRGIFAAGVLDAFIEVDFCPFDFAIGVSAGSTNLIGYLAGDHGRSRQILLDHATRADFIDWRRYLRGGHFCDISWLWHASYNDVPLNIERYTENGVPLYAVTTSINSGQPHYVCVTPENMHEVFPASCAIPMAYREFPPVAGEPMTDGGLADSIPVIRAYEQGARDITVILSRPLGYRKPVGSAPKFIKQFFHDHARLFEAVLERGERYNRALDFIQAPPPDCRVSVIAPPANFPVKRFTQEVELLEKGYLVGSELGRSFLRNSGD; encoded by the coding sequence ATGGCGAATCGGATTGAAGAGCGAGATAGCACGTCAGCCCTTGTGGTAGAGGGTGGCGCTATGCGCGGAATTTTTGCAGCCGGAGTTTTGGATGCTTTTATCGAGGTGGATTTTTGCCCCTTTGACTTCGCTATTGGCGTTTCTGCGGGGTCAACCAACCTGATTGGCTACCTGGCGGGAGACCATGGCCGCAGCCGCCAGATTTTACTTGACCATGCCACGCGCGCGGACTTTATTGACTGGCGGCGCTATTTGCGAGGGGGGCATTTTTGCGATATCAGTTGGTTATGGCATGCCTCTTACAATGATGTCCCTCTGAATATTGAGCGCTATACGGAAAATGGCGTGCCTCTCTATGCGGTGACAACTAGCATCAACAGCGGGCAGCCCCATTATGTATGCGTCACGCCCGAGAATATGCATGAAGTGTTCCCTGCATCCTGCGCTATCCCCATGGCTTACCGGGAGTTCCCTCCTGTTGCTGGGGAACCAATGACCGACGGTGGCCTGGCTGACTCAATCCCGGTTATTCGAGCATACGAGCAGGGGGCGCGGGATATTACTGTGATTCTGTCTCGCCCACTGGGTTATAGAAAACCAGTGGGTTCAGCCCCTAAGTTCATCAAGCAGTTTTTCCACGATCACGCCCGCCTGTTTGAAGCGGTCTTGGAGCGCGGGGAGCGCTACAACCGCGCCTTAGACTTTATCCAGGCGCCACCACCGGATTGCCGGGTGTCTGTGATAGCGCCTCCTGCGAACTTTCCCGTTAAGCGTTTCACTCAGGAGGTTGAGTTGCTGGAGAAAGGGTATCTGGTTGGCAGTGAGCTGGGTCGAAGCTTCCTAAGAAATTCAGGGGATTAG
- a CDS encoding cytochrome c-type biogenesis protein, translated as MSWLGQFLLAFGLLCLSVVAQAVVETEKLSSSELEARYRVLIEEMRCPKCQNQNLADSDASISADLRREIRRLLEEGFTDKEITDYMVARYGDFVLYRPPVQRNTLALWLAPGIFALVGLLALIVIVVRSRSGTGASQDDDSGELTAEERRRLKKLLGDDLDDLTDPGKKSK; from the coding sequence ATGAGCTGGTTGGGGCAATTTCTACTTGCGTTTGGCCTCTTGTGCCTATCCGTAGTGGCGCAGGCGGTGGTGGAGACGGAGAAGTTGTCCTCTTCGGAACTGGAGGCGCGCTACCGGGTGCTGATCGAAGAAATGCGTTGTCCAAAATGCCAGAACCAGAACCTGGCCGACTCGGATGCGTCGATTTCCGCAGATTTGCGGCGGGAAATTCGCCGGCTACTGGAAGAGGGTTTTACAGACAAAGAAATTACCGACTACATGGTGGCCCGCTATGGGGACTTTGTTCTCTACAGGCCCCCGGTACAGCGCAATACTCTGGCGCTTTGGCTGGCTCCCGGCATCTTTGCCTTGGTGGGTCTACTGGCTTTGATTGTGATTGTGGTGCGTTCTCGCAGTGGCACTGGTGCCAGTCAGGACGATGACTCTGGAGAATTGACTGCAGAAGAGAGGCGCCGTCTGAAAAAACTGCTAGGTGATGACCTGGACGATTTGACTGACCCTGGGAAGAAGAGCAAATGA
- the ccmI gene encoding c-type cytochrome biogenesis protein CcmI — MTDIWFGLAILLLLLAFIFLLPGLRGAGARRSGGDKREALAQLYRERTRELRAAVQSGAMDERQFAQLEAEMARELLSAKEEANAVTPSRKGSGLLIGLAVLVPAIAVGAYVFSERPQEVSLYREMLASQQGQTDSSAEERITQQLKQRAETHPEDLSSRFVLAQRLLVTGDIAGAVEAYRYVLAREPEAVMVKAELAQALFFAGGSKVTDEIRTLVDQVLEAQPSNGTALGLAGIAAYEDKDYRKARDHWQGALAQLAPGSTAAEALAAGVARAEKALGEDGKDGAVEIVQAAVEENAGAEGEAAAEIRVQVSLGDQVKADPSTPVFIYARSTDSPMPLAIVRLTAGQLPAEVVLDESRAMMPGRSISTVDTVQLVARLALRGDARPAAGDWQGSIKTLPKSSWSESQSIVIDREL; from the coding sequence ATGACTGATATTTGGTTTGGTTTAGCGATCCTGTTATTGCTGTTGGCATTTATCTTCCTTTTACCGGGATTGCGTGGAGCCGGTGCCCGGCGTTCCGGTGGAGATAAGCGTGAAGCCCTGGCGCAGCTGTATCGAGAGCGCACGCGGGAGCTTCGCGCAGCGGTGCAAAGTGGCGCTATGGATGAGCGGCAATTTGCCCAGCTGGAAGCGGAGATGGCACGCGAATTATTGAGCGCCAAAGAAGAAGCGAATGCCGTAACTCCCTCGCGTAAAGGCTCCGGGTTACTGATTGGTCTGGCCGTTCTTGTACCTGCGATTGCAGTGGGGGCCTATGTCTTTTCTGAGCGCCCCCAGGAAGTATCTCTGTACCGTGAAATGTTGGCCAGTCAGCAGGGGCAAACAGACTCCTCAGCTGAAGAGCGCATCACCCAGCAGTTAAAGCAGCGGGCAGAAACTCACCCTGAGGATTTGAGCAGTCGCTTTGTTCTGGCTCAACGGCTTCTGGTCACTGGTGATATCGCCGGAGCGGTAGAGGCCTATCGCTATGTGCTGGCACGCGAACCCGAGGCAGTTATGGTTAAGGCCGAGCTGGCGCAAGCGTTATTTTTTGCGGGCGGCTCTAAAGTAACGGATGAAATTCGCACTCTGGTCGATCAGGTGCTAGAGGCCCAGCCCAGCAATGGGACAGCATTAGGCTTGGCGGGAATTGCAGCCTATGAGGACAAGGATTACCGCAAGGCGCGTGATCATTGGCAGGGTGCCCTTGCGCAGCTGGCTCCAGGGTCTACGGCGGCAGAGGCATTGGCGGCGGGTGTTGCCCGCGCCGAAAAGGCCCTGGGCGAAGATGGTAAAGATGGTGCGGTTGAGATAGTTCAAGCCGCTGTAGAGGAAAATGCTGGAGCTGAGGGTGAGGCCGCAGCGGAAATTCGAGTGCAAGTGAGCTTGGGTGACCAAGTTAAAGCAGATCCGTCAACGCCGGTGTTCATTTATGCCCGCAGCACTGATAGCCCAATGCCTTTGGCGATTGTTCGGCTAACCGCTGGCCAGTTACCAGCCGAAGTGGTGTTGGATGAATCCCGGGCTATGATGCCAGGGCGCTCCATTTCAACCGTAGATACGGTGCAATTGGTCGCACGCTTGGCTTTGCGTGGTGACGCGCGCCCCGCGGCGGGCGATTGGCAGGGCTCTATCAAGACCCTACCTAAATCCAGTTGGAGTGAGTCGCAGTCTATCGTTATTGACCGGGAGCTTTAG
- a CDS encoding GFA family protein has protein sequence MNGKCLCGAVEFQLEEPLPGLYQCHCSLCRKLSGSASDTALFISREQFRWVRGLDKISSYRKPTGFRSDFCSECGSSVPHLMSNTTHFWVPAGLLDGEFRGKVMAHLHVDSKAYWDEIGGQAEHFAEMPEMDELSRLLHEVIEREEGELLES, from the coding sequence ATGAACGGAAAGTGCCTCTGCGGCGCTGTTGAGTTTCAGCTGGAAGAGCCGCTGCCCGGTCTCTATCAATGCCACTGCTCACTCTGCCGCAAGTTAAGTGGTTCCGCATCAGATACCGCATTATTTATCAGTCGTGAACAGTTTCGCTGGGTGCGTGGATTGGACAAAATTTCCTCTTATCGAAAACCTACCGGTTTTCGTTCTGACTTTTGTAGTGAATGTGGTAGCTCTGTTCCTCACTTGATGAGTAATACCACGCACTTTTGGGTGCCGGCTGGACTGCTAGACGGAGAGTTTCGCGGTAAGGTGATGGCCCATTTACATGTTGATTCCAAAGCGTACTGGGATGAGATCGGTGGTCAGGCCGAGCATTTTGCGGAAATGCCTGAAATGGATGAGCTGAGTAGACTGCTGCACGAAGTGATCGAAAGAGAAGAGGGTGAGTTACTGGAAAGTTGA
- a CDS encoding esterase/lipase family protein: MKKFFLTLSLCLGSVFLGAPSVNAHSACVILLHGLAKSDSSMTKLEQAISAAGYKTVNVDYPSTRFPIEELAGRAIAPALDHCAGQTEINFVTHSMGGILVRQYLSQVKIENLNRVVMLGPPNKGSEVVDKLGSFPGFEFAFGDAGLQLGTGELSIPNKLGSANFDVGIIAGTRSINLILSRLIPETDDGKVSVASTKLEGMNDHLEMPVTHVFMMKDKKVIAQVLHYLEHGSFARGTQEAPLN, translated from the coding sequence ATGAAGAAGTTTTTTCTCACCCTATCGCTATGCCTTGGGTCTGTATTCCTGGGCGCACCGTCAGTAAACGCCCACTCGGCCTGTGTAATATTGCTGCACGGCCTGGCCAAATCGGATAGTTCCATGACAAAGCTGGAGCAAGCGATCAGCGCCGCAGGCTACAAGACCGTCAATGTAGATTACCCCTCTACCCGCTTCCCCATTGAGGAGCTGGCCGGCAGGGCCATAGCACCGGCACTGGATCATTGCGCAGGACAGACTGAAATCAATTTTGTTACCCACTCCATGGGGGGCATATTGGTTCGCCAGTATCTGAGCCAGGTTAAGATTGAGAACCTCAACCGAGTGGTTATGCTGGGCCCTCCCAATAAGGGCAGTGAGGTGGTGGATAAGCTCGGTAGTTTCCCAGGGTTTGAATTTGCCTTTGGAGATGCCGGCCTACAACTAGGTACAGGCGAGCTGAGCATCCCCAATAAACTAGGCAGCGCTAATTTTGATGTGGGTATTATTGCGGGTACTCGCAGTATCAACCTGATACTGTCACGACTAATCCCTGAGACTGATGACGGAAAAGTCTCGGTTGCCAGTACCAAGCTGGAAGGCATGAATGATCACTTGGAAATGCCAGTCACCCATGTCTTCATGATGAAGGACAAAAAGGTTATTGCGCAGGTACTCCATTATCTCGAGCACGGCTCCTTTGCAAGGGGTACTCAGGAAGCCCCTCTCAATTAA
- a CDS encoding GNAT family N-acetyltransferase, with translation MQWQWCSFQQLSIDQLYEILRARQEVFTVEQDCPYQDADGKDQEAWHLICWDKESQSPRLMAYLRVVFPGKKYSEPSIGRVLTAESSRGTGLGKELIRRAVEQTLNEYPGLGIRISAQEHLRKFYGDFGFEQVSTPYEEDGIPHIEMLRPASE, from the coding sequence GTGCAGTGGCAATGGTGTAGCTTTCAACAACTCTCTATCGATCAGCTTTATGAAATCTTGCGGGCACGCCAGGAAGTTTTTACGGTAGAGCAAGATTGCCCTTATCAAGATGCAGATGGCAAAGATCAAGAAGCCTGGCACCTAATCTGCTGGGACAAGGAAAGCCAATCCCCACGATTGATGGCTTACCTACGAGTGGTATTTCCGGGCAAAAAATATTCCGAGCCCTCAATAGGCCGTGTGCTTACCGCAGAGTCTAGCCGTGGCACAGGGCTGGGCAAAGAACTGATCCGCCGCGCGGTAGAACAAACCCTGAATGAATATCCAGGTTTGGGGATTCGTATTTCCGCCCAAGAGCACCTACGTAAGTTTTATGGAGATTTTGGCTTTGAGCAGGTCTCCACCCCTTACGAGGAAGACGGTATACCTCATATCGAAATGTTGCGCCCGGCATCGGAGTAG
- the smc gene encoding chromosome segregation protein SMC, giving the protein MRLKCIKLAGFKSFVDPTTVYFPTNLNSVVGPNGCGKSNTIDAVRWVMGESSAKNLRGDSMTDVIFNGSSGRKPVGQASIELVFDNSAGKLTGAYAAFSEVSVKRKVTREGQNNYYLNGEKCRRRDVTDLFLGTGLGPRSYAIIEQGMISKLIEAKPEELRVYIEEAAGISKYKERRRDTENRMRRTSENLERLTDIRDELDRQLSRLERQSAAAEKYSRFKEEERSHKANLQALKYRELNEQAVAKQQQIGELELTVEELVTRQVNCDTGIEQKRVGYHELSDGFNEVQGRFYAVGADIARLEQSIAHARERSTRLHSDLTQTEQEFREAETNLEVDREKAAQFEEELEVIVPDLEMVLAAEEDSATGLLEAEEQMRNWQNEWDQFNQGASGSRQKAEVQQSRIQHLETSGQRLLERINKLTAEQSGLQVSEDDEETQQLNEQLAELEMQVHERREEAAERTESLQEIRNRERELATELDQLRLQLQTSRGRQASLEALQQAALGQGKAVENWLQQQSLSDRPRLADQIQAQAGWETAVETVLGQQLQAVCVERLESLTESLEQLQNGQAVFIDGTVMGAATVGQLPTLASVVQGPSSLTGLLAGIYTADTLNEALAQRTGLQPHESIVTRDGLWLGPNWLRVSRASDAETGVLARKQDLETLSAEISLCEEQIEQCSEQRESLREQVTGVERAIEQARNDSEQLGRREAELRSQLSARRARAEQMSERRNRIEQEIAEVREQQEIEGESLSEARLMLQEAVEAMSDDTDRREMLMERREALREALDAARQRAREDKDRAHELAMREQSVRTQMVSLERTLQVMGEQLERLRSRRAQLQEQMAETQDPSQDFQMELEEKLGERIEVETELAEARKKLEEVETGLREQEQERHKVEAALQGVRAQLEQERLSAQTLEVQRNGLVEQLREDEQDLDQLLEQLPGDLTIPQVQEDLELVAARISRLGPINLAAIDEYKQESERKHYLDRQYGDLMEALETLENAIKKIDKETRSRFKETFDQVNAGLQELFPKVFGGGNAYLELTGEDLLDTGIAIMARPPGKRNSTIHLLSGGEKALTAIALVFSIFRLNPAPFCMLDEVDAPLDDANVGRYARMVKEMSEHVQFIYITHNKIAMEMADQLLGVTMHEPGVSRLVSVNVEEAAELASA; this is encoded by the coding sequence ATGCGTCTGAAGTGCATCAAGCTTGCGGGTTTCAAATCCTTTGTTGACCCCACCACTGTTTATTTCCCGACAAACCTCAACTCGGTGGTTGGCCCTAACGGCTGTGGTAAATCGAATACGATCGATGCTGTGCGCTGGGTAATGGGTGAGTCGTCCGCAAAAAATCTGCGCGGCGACTCTATGACAGACGTTATCTTTAATGGCTCCAGTGGTCGTAAACCTGTAGGCCAGGCCTCTATTGAGCTGGTATTTGATAATTCTGCCGGCAAATTAACTGGCGCCTACGCCGCATTCTCCGAAGTTTCGGTAAAACGTAAGGTCACGCGCGAAGGCCAGAATAACTATTACCTAAATGGGGAGAAGTGCCGTCGCCGCGATGTAACTGATCTGTTCCTGGGGACCGGTCTCGGTCCGCGTAGTTATGCGATTATCGAACAGGGCATGATTTCCAAGCTGATTGAGGCCAAGCCCGAGGAACTCAGGGTCTATATCGAAGAGGCTGCAGGCATTTCCAAATACAAGGAGCGGCGGCGGGATACGGAAAACCGTATGCGCCGTACTTCGGAAAACCTGGAGCGTCTCACCGACATTCGCGATGAACTGGATCGGCAATTGTCTCGCTTGGAGCGACAGTCCGCCGCGGCAGAAAAATACAGCCGCTTTAAAGAGGAAGAGCGCAGCCACAAGGCAAATTTGCAAGCCCTAAAATACCGCGAACTCAATGAGCAGGCTGTCGCCAAGCAGCAACAGATTGGCGAACTGGAGCTTACCGTTGAGGAATTGGTAACCCGGCAGGTGAACTGTGATACCGGCATTGAGCAAAAGCGCGTTGGCTATCACGAGTTATCCGATGGTTTTAATGAAGTGCAGGGACGCTTCTATGCGGTGGGTGCGGACATTGCCCGCCTGGAGCAGAGTATCGCCCATGCCCGCGAGCGCTCCACTCGCCTGCATTCCGATTTGACTCAGACCGAGCAGGAGTTCCGCGAAGCGGAGACCAACCTGGAAGTAGATCGCGAGAAGGCTGCCCAGTTTGAGGAAGAGCTAGAAGTAATTGTTCCAGATCTGGAAATGGTGCTCGCCGCAGAGGAGGATTCCGCCACCGGGCTACTCGAAGCCGAAGAGCAGATGCGCAACTGGCAAAACGAGTGGGATCAGTTTAATCAGGGGGCTTCTGGCTCTCGCCAGAAAGCAGAGGTGCAGCAGTCTCGCATCCAACATCTGGAGACTTCCGGGCAGCGACTTCTGGAGCGGATTAACAAGCTCACGGCAGAGCAGTCCGGCCTTCAGGTTTCCGAGGATGATGAGGAAACCCAGCAGTTAAATGAACAGCTTGCCGAACTGGAAATGCAGGTACACGAGCGTCGCGAGGAAGCTGCCGAGCGGACAGAATCCCTGCAGGAAATACGCAATCGCGAGCGGGAGCTGGCGACAGAGCTGGACCAGCTGCGCCTGCAGTTGCAAACCAGCCGGGGCCGCCAAGCTTCTCTTGAGGCGCTGCAACAGGCTGCGTTGGGGCAGGGCAAAGCGGTGGAAAATTGGCTGCAGCAGCAATCCCTGAGCGATCGCCCACGCCTGGCTGACCAAATCCAGGCACAAGCGGGCTGGGAAACAGCGGTGGAAACCGTTCTCGGTCAACAGTTACAGGCGGTCTGCGTCGAGCGGTTGGAAAGTCTGACTGAGAGCTTGGAGCAGCTGCAAAATGGCCAGGCTGTCTTTATCGATGGCACCGTGATGGGAGCAGCGACCGTTGGGCAGCTGCCCACGTTGGCAAGCGTTGTACAGGGGCCGTCCTCTCTTACCGGTCTGCTCGCCGGCATCTATACCGCGGACACTCTCAATGAAGCGCTGGCACAGCGCACTGGCCTGCAACCCCATGAGTCTATTGTGACGCGGGATGGGCTCTGGCTGGGTCCTAACTGGTTGCGAGTGAGCCGTGCCAGCGATGCCGAGACTGGGGTGCTCGCCCGCAAGCAGGATCTGGAAACACTGTCCGCAGAGATATCCCTGTGCGAAGAGCAGATTGAGCAGTGCAGTGAGCAGCGTGAATCTCTGCGCGAACAAGTGACCGGTGTTGAGCGGGCGATTGAACAAGCCCGCAACGACTCCGAGCAGCTCGGGCGGCGCGAAGCCGAATTACGCAGCCAACTCTCTGCCCGTCGCGCTCGCGCCGAGCAGATGAGTGAGCGCCGCAATCGCATCGAACAGGAAATTGCCGAGGTGCGTGAGCAGCAGGAAATTGAAGGTGAGTCGCTTTCTGAGGCGCGCCTGATGCTGCAGGAAGCCGTGGAGGCCATGAGCGATGACACCGATCGTCGCGAAATGCTGATGGAGCGGCGCGAAGCCCTGCGCGAAGCTCTGGATGCCGCCAGACAGCGTGCGCGCGAGGACAAGGATCGCGCCCACGAGCTGGCTATGCGCGAACAGTCGGTGCGCACCCAGATGGTTTCTCTGGAGCGCACATTGCAAGTGATGGGTGAGCAGCTGGAGCGCTTGCGTAGCCGCCGGGCCCAGCTGCAGGAGCAGATGGCTGAAACCCAGGACCCCTCCCAGGATTTCCAAATGGAGCTGGAGGAGAAGCTGGGTGAGCGTATTGAGGTGGAAACGGAGCTGGCTGAAGCCCGTAAAAAACTCGAAGAGGTGGAGACGGGGCTGCGTGAACAGGAACAGGAGCGACACAAAGTAGAGGCGGCTTTACAGGGGGTGCGCGCCCAGCTGGAGCAGGAACGTCTCTCCGCACAAACCCTCGAAGTGCAGCGCAACGGCCTGGTAGAACAGCTGCGCGAAGATGAACAGGATTTGGATCAGCTGCTCGAACAGCTACCCGGGGACTTGACGATTCCCCAGGTGCAGGAAGATCTGGAGTTGGTAGCCGCGCGTATCTCACGTTTGGGCCCGATCAACCTCGCCGCTATTGATGAATACAAACAGGAGTCTGAGCGTAAACATTATTTGGATCGCCAGTACGGTGACCTGATGGAGGCGCTGGAGACTCTGGAAAATGCAATTAAGAAAATCGACAAAGAGACGAGAAGCCGCTTTAAGGAGACCTTCGATCAGGTCAATGCGGGCTTGCAGGAACTCTTCCCGAAAGTTTTTGGGGGCGGTAACGCCTATCTGGAGCTGACTGGCGAGGACCTGCTCGATACTGGGATCGCGATCATGGCGCGCCCGCCGGGCAAGCGCAACAGCACGATTCACTTACTCTCCGGTGGGGAAAAAGCGCTGACGGCAATCGCCCTGGTATTCTCTATTTTCCGCTTGAATCCAGCACCTTTCTGTATGCTGGACGAAGTGGATGCTCCTCTCGATGACGCTAACGTAGGTCGCTACGCACGAATGGTTAAAGAAATGTCAGAACACGTTCAGTTCATCTATATTACCCACAACAAGATTGCGATGGAGATGGCTGATCAGCTGTTGGGTGTGACCATGCATGAACCGGGTGTCTCTCGCCTGGTATCGGTGAATGTGGAAGAAGCAGCTGAGCTGGCTTCTGCATAA
- a CDS encoding PH domain-containing protein has protein sequence MPLVVFQAPWSRQLKIISALSTLLLLAIPFVLIAKSQQSPSLLYSVAIALPPVILLLGAVFAIRGYTLANDCLQILRPGWRTSISLEGLQEVKVDPTAMQGSVRIFGNSGLFGYIGLFQNQQLGRYRAFVTDQEKAVVLYFPGKTLVITPDKPERMAELLRQRIR, from the coding sequence ATGCCTCTTGTTGTTTTTCAAGCCCCCTGGAGCCGCCAACTGAAAATAATCAGCGCATTGAGTACTTTACTACTTTTGGCAATACCCTTCGTGCTGATAGCAAAATCCCAGCAAAGCCCTTCCCTCCTCTATAGCGTTGCTATTGCCCTGCCACCGGTCATTTTGCTACTAGGTGCCGTATTTGCCATCCGCGGTTATACCCTCGCCAACGACTGCCTGCAGATACTAAGACCAGGCTGGAGAACCTCCATCTCCCTAGAAGGCTTGCAGGAGGTCAAAGTCGACCCAACAGCCATGCAAGGATCGGTCCGCATCTTTGGCAACTCCGGCCTCTTTGGCTACATCGGGCTCTTCCAAAACCAGCAACTGGGTCGTTATCGGGCCTTCGTCACGGATCAAGAGAAAGCTGTTGTTTTATATTTCCCCGGTAAAACTCTGGTCATCACCCCGGACAAACCCGAACGCATGGCAGAATTACTGCGCCAACGTATTAGATGA
- the zipA gene encoding cell division protein ZipA yields MDNWLVTILVVVLLVVVLDGVRRAILRQKAAVKVSRNLSKAMQSEVGGDADPLVQEPARPPEISGTPGDSQEETKPRPATSELPGQVRVVQRRAMEDALHVNRQVQESFISSRKPLAGSAPQRNAHEQGVLDLEEQVPTLMDSVGEEQRFEPALDESESFNALTEERPEPISPRDEPQAREADTVVSPSKESAVEKSSVRDEVLVINVMAPEGDYFEGNDLLRVMVASGMRFGEMNIFHYHEGGGADGAVIFSLANIVVPGVFDLAQMEEFATPGVSMFLALPVEGEAIQAFNQMLSTAYKIAELLGGELKDENRSVFTAQTAEHYRQRVVEYQRRRALSKAQG; encoded by the coding sequence ATGGATAACTGGCTGGTTACGATCCTCGTGGTAGTGCTGCTTGTAGTGGTGCTGGACGGCGTACGCCGCGCAATTTTACGGCAGAAGGCCGCGGTGAAGGTATCGCGAAATCTGTCCAAAGCGATGCAATCCGAAGTGGGGGGTGATGCGGACCCCCTTGTGCAGGAACCGGCTCGCCCGCCTGAAATAAGTGGGACCCCCGGAGATTCCCAGGAAGAGACAAAGCCGCGACCGGCAACCAGTGAATTGCCAGGTCAGGTGCGTGTTGTGCAGAGGCGTGCTATGGAAGATGCACTGCATGTGAACCGCCAAGTGCAGGAGAGCTTTATTTCCTCGCGCAAGCCCCTCGCAGGCAGTGCACCGCAGCGCAACGCCCATGAGCAGGGGGTGCTGGACCTGGAGGAGCAGGTGCCCACTTTGATGGATTCTGTGGGCGAGGAGCAGCGCTTTGAGCCGGCGCTGGATGAGTCTGAGAGCTTCAATGCGCTCACCGAAGAGCGCCCAGAGCCCATATCCCCACGGGATGAACCCCAAGCCCGCGAAGCCGATACGGTTGTGTCGCCAAGCAAAGAATCCGCTGTAGAAAAAAGCTCGGTCCGCGATGAAGTGCTGGTTATTAATGTGATGGCACCCGAAGGCGATTACTTTGAGGGCAACGATCTTCTGCGGGTAATGGTGGCCTCTGGTATGCGTTTTGGAGAGATGAATATCTTCCATTACCACGAGGGAGGCGGTGCCGATGGTGCGGTGATATTTAGCCTGGCCAATATTGTGGTGCCGGGTGTTTTTGACCTGGCACAAATGGAGGAGTTTGCCACCCCGGGGGTCAGTATGTTCCTGGCGTTACCGGTTGAGGGCGAGGCGATCCAGGCATTCAATCAAATGCTTTCTACCGCTTACAAAATTGCCGAGTTGCTCGGGGGCGAGTTGAAAGATGAAAATCGCAGTGTTTTCACTGCCCAGACTGCTGAGCACTATCGTCAGCGAGTCGTGGAGTATCAGCGTCGCCGGGCCCTGAGCAAGGCGCAAGGCTGA